In Pseudophryne corroboree isolate aPseCor3 chromosome 3, aPseCor3.hap2, whole genome shotgun sequence, a genomic segment contains:
- the LOC135056964 gene encoding zinc finger protein 271-like isoform X1, translating to MMENHQPLASLDGPSNRDTPERCPRPLYSQDCTEENHRIPQEDQREALFDIKAEDIEGEEETYVTDMKAEDIEGEEETYVTDMKAENIEGEEETYVTDMKAEDIKEEEETYVADMKAEDIEGEEETYVADMKAEDTEVEEETHVTDMKAEDIEGEETNMTDMKAEDTEREEETYVTDMKAEDIEGEETYVTDMKAEDIEGEEETHVADMKTEDIEREEETYVTDMKAEDIEGEEETYVTDMKAEDIEGEEETYVKGDQQCKEEEIPTVISTADGRIMKNTLEGHIILSSDFKIEDEIIPQHFPREKPINENINSVLDSAATSPEPSSPEERSPDSSDIATNSRTHGGDILFSCSECGKWFTRKSSLIIHKRIHTGEKPFPCSECGKCFVKKSGLVSHQRCHTGERRFPCPECGKCFTEKSGLLTHQRSHTGEKPFPCSECEKCFTQKSGLVIHQRSHTGERPFLCSECGKCFTRKADLAQHQRYHTGEKPFTCSQCRKCFTQRSHLVIHQRSHTGEKPFPCSWCEKCFTRKSHLVNHQKIHTAEKPFPCSGCDKCFTRKSHLVNHQKIHTAEKVFPCSECEKCFTQKSHLVIHQTSHTGEKPFPCSQCGTCFAQKSNLVKHQRRHTGEKPFQCSQCGKCFTQKSHLVNHQNIHTGEKPFPCSECEKCFTRKSHLVNHQTSHTGEKPFPCSECEKCFTQKSNLVLHQRRHTGERPFSCSECGTCFAQKSNLVKHQRHHTGERPFPCSQCGKCFTQKSHLVKHQRHHTGERPFPCSQCGKCFTQKSNLVKHQRHHTGERPFPCSQCGKCFTQKSDLVKHQRHHTV from the exons atgatggaaaaTCACCAGCCCCTCGCATCACTGG atgggcccagtaacagagatactccagagagatgtccccgtcctctgtattcccaggattgtacagaggagaatcacagaatcccacaggaggatcag CGTGAGGCCCTttttgatataaaggcagaagatatagagggagaagaagagacgtatgtgactgatatgaaggcagaagatatagagggagaagaagagacgtatgtgactgatatgaaggcagaaaatatagagggagaagaagagacgtacgttactgatatgaaggcagaagatataaaggaagaagaagagacgtatgtggctgatatgaaggcagaagatatagagggagaagaagagacgtatgtggctgatatgaaggcagaagatacagaggtagaagaagagacgcatgtgactgatatgaaggcagaagatatagagggagaagagacgaatatgactgatatgaaggcagaagatacagagagagaagaagagacgtatgtgactgatatgaaggcagaagatatagagggagaagagacgtatgtgactgatatgaaggcagaagatatagagggagaagaagagacgcatgtggctgatatgaagacagaagatatagagagagaagaagagacgtatgtgactgatatgaaggcagaagatatagagggagaagaagagacgtatgtgactgatatgaaggcagaagatatagagggagaagaagagacgtatgtgaagggtgatcagcagtgtaaggaggaggaaatccctacagttatcagcacag CAGATGGACGCATAATGAAGAACACCTTGGAGGGACATATCATTTTGTCTTCAGATTTTAAAATTGAAGATGAAATCATCCCACAACATTTCCCAAGAGAAAAACCCATTAATGAGAATATAAATTCAGTACTTGACAGTGCAGCTACATCACCTGAGCCATCTAGTCCTGAGGAACGTTCCCCCGATAGCTCAGATATTGCTACAAATAGTAGAACTCATGGAGGTGATATACTCTTctcctgttctgaatgtgggaaatggttCACACGCAAATCGTCTCTTATtatacataagagaatacatactggtgagaagccatttccatgttctgagtgtgggaaatgttttgtaaagaaatcaggtcttgtttcacatcagagatgtcacacaggtgagaggcgatTTCCATgtcccgagtgtgggaaatgttttacagagaaatcgGGTCttcttacacatcagcgaagtcacacaggtgagaagccatttccatgctctgagtgtgagaaatgctttacacagaaatcaggtcttgttatacatcagcgaagccacactggtgagaggccatttctatgctctgagtgtgggaaatgttttacacggaaagcaGATCTTGCTCAACatcagagatatcacacaggtgagaaaccatttacctGCTctcagtgtaggaaatgttttacacaaagatcacatcttgttatacatcagcgaagtcacacaggtgagaaaccatttccatgctcttggtgtgagaaatgttttacacggaaatcacatcttgttaatcatCAAAAAATTCACACagctgagaaaccatttccatgctctgggtgtgataaatgttttacacggaaatcacatcttgttaatcatCAAAAAATTCATACAGCTGAGAAagtatttccatgctctgagtgtgagaaatgttttacacagaaatcacatcttgttattcaTCAaacaagtcacacaggtgagaagccatttccatgctctcagtgtgggacatgttttgcacagaaatcaaatcttgttaaacatcagagacgtcacaccggtgagaaaccatttcagtgttctcagtgtgggaaatgttttacacagaaatcacatcttgttaatcatcaaaacattcacacaggtgagaagccatttccatgttctgagtgtgagaaatgttttacacggaaatcacatcttgttaatcatcaaacaagtcacacaggtgagaagccatttccatgttctgagtgtgagaaatgttttacacagaaatcaaatcttgttctacatcagagaagacacacaggggagaggccattttcatgctctgagtgtgggacatgttttgcacagaaatcaaatcttgttaaacatcagagacatcacacaggtgagagaccttttccatgttctcagtgtggtaaatgttttacacagaaatcacatcttgttaaacatcagagacatcacacaggtgagagaccatttccatgttctcagtgtgggaaatgttttacacagaaatcaaatcttgttaaacatcagagacatcacacaggtgagagaccatttccatgttctcagtgtgggaaatgttttacacagaaatcagatcttgttaaacatcagagacatcacacagtttag
- the LOC135056964 gene encoding zinc finger protein 271-like isoform X2 has translation MMENHQPLASLDGPSNRDTPERCPRPLYSQDCTEENHRIPQEDQREALFDIKAEDIEGEEETYVTDMKAEDIEGEEETYVTDMKAENIEGEEETYVTDMKAEDIKEEEETYVADMKAEDIEGEEETYVADMKAEDTEVEEETHVTDMKAEDIEGEETNMTDMKAEDTEREEETYVTDMKAEDIEGEETYVTDMKAEDIEGEEETHVADMKTEDIEREEETYVTDMKAEDIEGEEETYVTDMKAEDIEGEEETYVKGDQQCKEEEIPTVISTDGRIMKNTLEGHIILSSDFKIEDEIIPQHFPREKPINENINSVLDSAATSPEPSSPEERSPDSSDIATNSRTHGGDILFSCSECGKWFTRKSSLIIHKRIHTGEKPFPCSECGKCFVKKSGLVSHQRCHTGERRFPCPECGKCFTEKSGLLTHQRSHTGEKPFPCSECEKCFTQKSGLVIHQRSHTGERPFLCSECGKCFTRKADLAQHQRYHTGEKPFTCSQCRKCFTQRSHLVIHQRSHTGEKPFPCSWCEKCFTRKSHLVNHQKIHTAEKPFPCSGCDKCFTRKSHLVNHQKIHTAEKVFPCSECEKCFTQKSHLVIHQTSHTGEKPFPCSQCGTCFAQKSNLVKHQRRHTGEKPFQCSQCGKCFTQKSHLVNHQNIHTGEKPFPCSECEKCFTRKSHLVNHQTSHTGEKPFPCSECEKCFTQKSNLVLHQRRHTGERPFSCSECGTCFAQKSNLVKHQRHHTGERPFPCSQCGKCFTQKSHLVKHQRHHTGERPFPCSQCGKCFTQKSNLVKHQRHHTGERPFPCSQCGKCFTQKSDLVKHQRHHTV, from the exons atgatggaaaaTCACCAGCCCCTCGCATCACTGG atgggcccagtaacagagatactccagagagatgtccccgtcctctgtattcccaggattgtacagaggagaatcacagaatcccacaggaggatcag CGTGAGGCCCTttttgatataaaggcagaagatatagagggagaagaagagacgtatgtgactgatatgaaggcagaagatatagagggagaagaagagacgtatgtgactgatatgaaggcagaaaatatagagggagaagaagagacgtacgttactgatatgaaggcagaagatataaaggaagaagaagagacgtatgtggctgatatgaaggcagaagatatagagggagaagaagagacgtatgtggctgatatgaaggcagaagatacagaggtagaagaagagacgcatgtgactgatatgaaggcagaagatatagagggagaagagacgaatatgactgatatgaaggcagaagatacagagagagaagaagagacgtatgtgactgatatgaaggcagaagatatagagggagaagagacgtatgtgactgatatgaaggcagaagatatagagggagaagaagagacgcatgtggctgatatgaagacagaagatatagagagagaagaagagacgtatgtgactgatatgaaggcagaagatatagagggagaagaagagacgtatgtgactgatatgaaggcagaagatatagagggagaagaagagacgtatgtgaagggtgatcagcagtgtaaggaggaggaaatccctacagttatcagcacag ATGGACGCATAATGAAGAACACCTTGGAGGGACATATCATTTTGTCTTCAGATTTTAAAATTGAAGATGAAATCATCCCACAACATTTCCCAAGAGAAAAACCCATTAATGAGAATATAAATTCAGTACTTGACAGTGCAGCTACATCACCTGAGCCATCTAGTCCTGAGGAACGTTCCCCCGATAGCTCAGATATTGCTACAAATAGTAGAACTCATGGAGGTGATATACTCTTctcctgttctgaatgtgggaaatggttCACACGCAAATCGTCTCTTATtatacataagagaatacatactggtgagaagccatttccatgttctgagtgtgggaaatgttttgtaaagaaatcaggtcttgtttcacatcagagatgtcacacaggtgagaggcgatTTCCATgtcccgagtgtgggaaatgttttacagagaaatcgGGTCttcttacacatcagcgaagtcacacaggtgagaagccatttccatgctctgagtgtgagaaatgctttacacagaaatcaggtcttgttatacatcagcgaagccacactggtgagaggccatttctatgctctgagtgtgggaaatgttttacacggaaagcaGATCTTGCTCAACatcagagatatcacacaggtgagaaaccatttacctGCTctcagtgtaggaaatgttttacacaaagatcacatcttgttatacatcagcgaagtcacacaggtgagaaaccatttccatgctcttggtgtgagaaatgttttacacggaaatcacatcttgttaatcatCAAAAAATTCACACagctgagaaaccatttccatgctctgggtgtgataaatgttttacacggaaatcacatcttgttaatcatCAAAAAATTCATACAGCTGAGAAagtatttccatgctctgagtgtgagaaatgttttacacagaaatcacatcttgttattcaTCAaacaagtcacacaggtgagaagccatttccatgctctcagtgtgggacatgttttgcacagaaatcaaatcttgttaaacatcagagacgtcacaccggtgagaaaccatttcagtgttctcagtgtgggaaatgttttacacagaaatcacatcttgttaatcatcaaaacattcacacaggtgagaagccatttccatgttctgagtgtgagaaatgttttacacggaaatcacatcttgttaatcatcaaacaagtcacacaggtgagaagccatttccatgttctgagtgtgagaaatgttttacacagaaatcaaatcttgttctacatcagagaagacacacaggggagaggccattttcatgctctgagtgtgggacatgttttgcacagaaatcaaatcttgttaaacatcagagacatcacacaggtgagagaccttttccatgttctcagtgtggtaaatgttttacacagaaatcacatcttgttaaacatcagagacatcacacaggtgagagaccatttccatgttctcagtgtgggaaatgttttacacagaaatcaaatcttgttaaacatcagagacatcacacaggtgagagaccatttccatgttctcagtgtgggaaatgttttacacagaaatcagatcttgttaaacatcagagacatcacacagtttag